The Anolis carolinensis isolate JA03-04 chromosome 2, rAnoCar3.1.pri, whole genome shotgun sequence genome contains the following window.
GAGCACCCTGCTCATGGACGTTGTGGAGGAGAGTTTTGAGGACGTCACTTCTCCAGCTCAAGGTACCTATTTTGGTTGGAATGGGCAATACCAGAATGCTACCATCTTTCTATGGGGTCGATGGACAATGGGAGGGCCATGGAGGACAACAACATCTAATCTGGGTTTTAGTTCTCTTTATATTTTTATAGTctactataacaataataataataataataataataataataataataataataataataataatataaaccagtacaggtggtcccggtggtgatgggcacactgggtgctgtgccaaaagatctcagccggcatttggaaacaatagacattgacaaaatcaccatctgccaactgcaaaaggccaccctactgggatctgcacacatcatccgaaaatacatcacacagtcctagacacttgggaagtgttcgacttgtggttttgcgaaacgaaatccagcatatctatcttgtttgctgtgccatacaacgtcgttgtgttgataataataatataacactatTTATAGTCCACCCTATCTACCcctaggggattcagggcagatcacagtacacatacacagcaaacattcagtgccatttggacagacagaacagaaaAGAGGTATCTTGTCCAGTTTGGAGGCTGAGCTTGGATtcagccacaagggggtgctgttgctccattctctatgacaaaaagccatcaggacttcctccttccttttggtcaccagcATTTccggtcttgttctttatggcagtggatctcaacctgtgggttcctaagtgttttgacctacaactcccagaaatcccactcagtttatcagctgttagggtaTTTTTAACCTGTTGTTGTCTGGGCTTGTCTGcatgtgagccgtcccgagtcgcttcggagagatggaggcgggctacaaaaataaagttattattattattattattattattattattattgaaggccaaaaacatctggggaccccaggctgagaaccactccTTTATGGTGTCGTTAAATACATCCCCTGCTGattagcagtacctaatttctctacttccagctctaagctgttttcaaactgcttaggtaaacagtgagtaGGGCTTGacggtcaggtgctcaccccgaccgggcttcaAATGTCAGGAAATGGTTAAATTGAGACAAATCACCTCTCAGTCTCCATTCTCTCCTCCAACTTTCTGGGAAAACTGCTTAAAATCCGGACTTCTCAGTTGACAGTTGAAACAGCGCTTGAACTTTATTGCAGTTATTTACACACTATTTACACAATTTGCCGGCATGAGAAGTAACATCCCACATTCCATTGTTATCTAAAAACATGACATACGCCCTGTCACATATGGGAAGCTCCAACTACTTCACTCTAAGCATACATCTCTACTTTATGCGTTTAACCGTTTCACTACTGGATTACATTCTGgattacagacacacacaccgACAGCTAGCTTTAAACTATAAgtacagtttcaaactacataaaaacaattacatcaaCATCAagctggccacctttcggttggtagatcttatttctgctggtgatttaccagctgagCTACAGCCCAGCCCTACTATCTTAGGTACCCAGTGATGCCCAGGGTAGGGATTATGTAATAATAATGCTTAGTAGCCAtggtttgttttggttttatgaatacactagcttgggtacccagtgttGCACGGGTtatttgtacaaaatgcataaggttgtggattaactactaCAACTGAAATCATGCCAGTTGTAACCTTGTgaaattccatcagtacttaaaagttTGTTAGGTTCTGTACGTttgccctagatcagtggttctcaacctgtgggtccccagatatttttggccttcaactctcggaaatcctaacagctggtaaactagctgggatttctgggagttgtaggccaaaacacctggggacccacaggttgggaaccactgatctaggagaaGAAGCAGTTTTGCATGTGGTTGACAtcttaggttgagaaccactgctctagatgctcTCTAGCTATAGGGTAGACTACAACTCCccctatggtgagtcagtcccctcaaaaccctccagtaggttgagatagtcatgggagttctgtgtgccaagtttggcccgggtccatcatcggtggaagtcacagtttccctggttgtgggtaaactgcaactcccagaaaaggAAGATCAGTTCCCCCCAACCCTCTCCAGTAATCaattttcagcatatcaggtatgtgtaccaagttgggtccagatccattggtgtttgggttcacagtgctttcttagaggtaggtgaactacaacttcctcaattcaaggtgaatttccctcaaaggcctccagtattttttgctggtcttgggggctctgtgtgccaagttcggccCAGTTCCATCttgggtggagttcagagtgctcagtgattgcaagtgaactatacatcccagtacctacaattccaaaatgtccaggcccattcccctcaaaccccaccagtattcaaatctgggtcaGGTTATGGATTTGGGTGGACTGTATCTCCCATCATCATCCACTGTCATTCCCCCCACATCCAACCATTCTTTAAAACTGGGCCCTTTCAGAAGGAAATGGGTcttttcagagctggagaagggagaaagtgggcCTTTTCAGGAGAAAATAGGCCTTTTCGGAGCTGGAGAAGGTAGAAAATCGTACCTTTCACGAGAAAATACAccttttcagagctggagaaCAGAGAAAGTGAGCCTTTTTGGGAGAAAATGGAtttttcagagctggagaagggagaaagtgggcCTTTTGGGGAGAAAATAGACCTTTTCAGAGCTGGACAAGGGAGAAGGTGAGCTCTCTTAGACTGTCGAGTTCTCtcctcccagttgtgctgtgggtccgtcttccaaagaaagcaccaagacactaCCATTGTGTGGCCACGGTTGGGGGGGAAGTGGCTGCGTCCACGGGGGTGTGGGattcttccctctcccctccatCGGAGCTTGCTTCCTCCAAGAGGCTGTGGGGTGCCTCCCTCGTTTCTCCGTCGGCGCTTGCTTCTTCTCCCCGGGAATATTCgaattggttctctctctctcctccctccatgttGCTGTAGGTAGGAGCTAGAGAAAGTAGGTGATTCGgtacaaattgtcgggttctctcctcccagttgtgctgtgggcccgtcttccaaagaaagcaccaagacacacgcgggtagattccaacaagtttttattgtaccgaatgccagaaccttcttttgtgccacatatatagggactctcacataccagagggtaattgatgttttatggtcGGCCTGCTTTAtgactggcatctgttctttgtcagctgagCAGAGATGTCGaggattggagatcctgacaTAGACCTAAGGATAGGAGAAAGTAGGCCCTTTCaaagctggagaaaggagaaaatgggccttttaagaagaaaatatgtcttcagagctggggaagggagaaagtgggCCCTTTTAGAAGGAAATGGGTTTTTAGAGCTGCAGAAGGGAGAAAGTGGGCCTTTTCAGGAGAAAATAGGTCTTTTCAGAGCTGTAGAAAGAAGAAAGTAGGCTTTCTAAGAGCTGGAGAAGAAAATGTAGGAGGGTAGCATCCCCTATGACAGGTGGGCAACAACCGGGGATATAcattagtaatgataataatttggATTTGCATTCCCACTTTGCTGATCTCCTCTCCCAAAACTTCCCTTCCTTCAGGTGATTCCAAGGAGAAGAGTGAAACAGATGAGAATGAGAAGGAGGCAGTGGAAGAAAGCCAGGATAGGGACTGCGATACTGTTTACATCTCTTCCGAAGGGACTTACCTCCCCAAGACCCCGTCACCCGAAGGAGACCCCGATGAAAGCGAGAGAAGCCCGCCGCAGCTTTCCGAATTCGAGAGGAGCTTCCTCCAGCACCTCTGCCACACAAAGGCCGAGAAGGGTCCGGCGAGAGAGGTGCACCAATGCCCGGATTGCGGCAAGACCTTCAACTTCAGCGCCAACCTGAAGATGCACCAGCGGTTCCACGTCAAGGAGAAGCCCTTCGAGTGCCTGGAGTGCGGGAGGCACTTCACCTACAAGTCGAACCTCGAGTCGCACCAGATCATCCACTCGGGGGAGAAGCCCTTCCGCTGCGACGAGTGCGGGCGCTACTTCAGCTACAGCTGGACCCTCCAGAAGCACCAGAAGTTTCACGAAGCGAGAAGGGGCTTCGGGGAACCCAGAGGGGTTTCCTCGTGGATGGGGCCCCGCAATTCGTACAATGGAGGGGCAGTGTGAGGGAAGAAGCCAGCTGTTCGTCCCGAAACCATTAAGCCCACTGAAGCAGCAGAGTTAGCACCGCTGTCGAACCTTTGGTGGAGCCAACAGGGCTATTAAGCTGGGAATTAATTATCAATGTGAGGGTTAAACTGAGACACAATCAACTCTCCGTCTCAGTCTTTCCTCCGTCGGCAATCTAGCATCTGTTTAGACACACGGACAAACATCCACACATAGCTGTCTGCCAAGCCCAGCGgtaattaactttatttacagccATATACAGAGCACACAGCTGGAGAAGCTCACTCTCAAGTCCAGCAGAATTGACAGCGACCTGCGAAGAAACCAATCAGATAACTTAATGCCTGCCCACATTCCTTTCTAGTACGTAAATGGAAGCTCCGTAATGTCACTCTAGCCAGTAAATCTAACTCTATGCGTTTAACCACTTCTCTACTGGAATTCTTCCCGAAACATCGCACACACTTTAGCTTTAACAAGGAGTCaacatttcacactacacaaatcATTACTTTGACATTAATAACCAGTAGGATTCAGACCAAGGGAGTTAATAGGACGAAACTCTTCACATTCTTCAAAGTTGTTAgtcggggagttgtagttctgcagcATCTCAAGATGCCGTGCAATTTCAACCCCCGTCTTTAAGGGTATGGTATGGACAACTTTGACTTACAACagcgtttctcaatctgggggtcgggacccctgaagGGGTCGCGAGgggatgtcagaggggtcaccaaagaccaccagaaaacacagatttctgatggtcttaggagcACCTTTGGAAGAAAAGATTGACAATCTTTCTGCCTGTCcttctcccaaatgacaaaattaatcccaccaacctgccagtattcagatttcggcgtatcgggtatttggcccaaatttggtccagatccatcattgtttgggttcacagttctctctggatgtaggtgaactacatctcccctaaatcactctCAATTCCTCCCAGGTCCCTCTAGTATTTTCTGCTGGACATGGGAGTTGTGCGGCCCatagtttggcccaattctattgttactgtggttcagaatgttctttgattgtacgtgagctataaatcccagcgattacaactcccaaatggcaacatgcatccacctccactgaggtgataGAGCAGCGTTTTTCAACAtgggggttgagaaccactggcatagatccTTTTGAGCATGGCTGAGAATAGTATGATTGGCAGGCCACATTTTttgtccccctccccaaattatCCTCCAATACTCCTTTTTCTCCCATGACTGAAAATAAGCCAAGATTTGCCCCCCATTTTCAGGGCAACATCTTAATAGCATTTCAAGGACTGGAGTTGGGACCATGGTGGCCAACTAAGACAGACATAAGGAAAGACCTACCAGTTTGGTTGCAGAGACGGCataaatcaaggtgattaattacaacattcacacttgcctccaacagacaagagttcttcctcccaccctggacattattccacggatttccaacagatctcacaacctctgaggaagcctgccacaggtgtgtgcgaaacgtcaggagtgaatgcttttggaacatggccaagcagcctggaaaactcccagcaacctagACATCATAAAGTTTGTTGAAGTTGCAGGGACACCATGAAGTTTGTTAATTACGTTTTCTTTTTTTATGCTCCCATGTTGTGGGTTTTGTTCGGTTGTGTTTGATTAAAGGAATCAATCTCTCTTATTTCTTGTGTCTCCTCCCTTTTGAGAAGCACTCCTCAGCATTACAGAAATGGGGGACGGGcaacttacttactttacttaggcgatccctcgtagtttgaggacgattgccttccatccttggtgtcttgggggtgggttcttaggtggctgaagagacctattcttgatctgcatgttctcctgcagtgaggacatcggtttccaggtggaaggcggtcccggtcggggttagcttgacactccttcctcttggcacgtttctccct
Protein-coding sequences here:
- the LOC103282312 gene encoding zinc finger protein with KRAB and SCAN domains 3, translated to MEVGDRKKTLKIPSKLPSLQGGIHSLDIPLNQNPVTIKKEPEPSTGEEWIPPDPRESMPRMEDKSVQTLLNIKEEPKSSLEEEWVPPDPRNSFQNPVAVNKETEEKWSVPRLRDKTPCVKVESFEDPVTIKRKLKSSAEKRRIPPGPRKSRKLHMKVESFEDPVTLKRKAEPSPEEEWISTDPGESTLLMDVVEESFEDVTSPAQGDSKEKSETDENEKEAVEESQDRDCDTVYISSEGTYLPKTPSPEGDPDESERSPPQLSEFERSFLQHLCHTKAEKGPAREVHQCPDCGKTFNFSANLKMHQRFHVKEKPFECLECGRHFTYKSNLESHQIIHSGEKPFRCDECGRYFSYSWTLQKHQKFHEARRGFGEPRGVSSWMGPRNSYNGGAV